In one Candidatus Eremiobacterota bacterium genomic region, the following are encoded:
- the ispD gene encoding 2-C-methyl-D-erythritol 4-phosphate cytidylyltransferase, with the protein MIWGAVIVAAGRGTRFGRPKQLIEVAGKPMIAWSVEAFAAMPEIAELAIVTEPEFVERIEAIAHARVQHASVLVVRGGDDRQASVRHGLEALSNDVAAVLVHDGARPLVQTSDVRNGMRPVRPGTASLLATPLVDTVKVADAAGKVTRTLDRGELWAAQTPQFATARDLRRAHAEALRHGAQPATDDAALLERAGLDVVIVEGSPDNFKVTLPNDLARAEALLRDRGEQGTEEEVLLVECYVEPRAVDAVLLELEARDARVDVIDRDLPSATVIRAYATNAALRGFGSRLHALAGEDAVYTAHLSHTAPRSPSPLDREH; encoded by the coding sequence ATGATCTGGGGCGCGGTTATCGTTGCTGCCGGGCGTGGAACGCGCTTCGGCAGACCGAAGCAACTGATCGAGGTCGCCGGGAAGCCGATGATCGCGTGGTCGGTCGAAGCGTTCGCGGCGATGCCGGAGATCGCGGAGCTCGCGATCGTCACCGAGCCGGAGTTCGTCGAACGAATCGAAGCGATCGCGCACGCGCGCGTGCAGCATGCGAGCGTGCTGGTCGTGCGCGGCGGCGACGATCGCCAAGCCAGCGTGCGCCACGGGCTGGAGGCGCTCTCGAACGACGTCGCGGCGGTGCTCGTCCACGACGGTGCGCGGCCGCTGGTGCAGACCTCGGACGTGCGTAACGGGATGCGCCCCGTGCGGCCCGGCACGGCGTCGCTGCTGGCGACGCCGCTGGTCGACACGGTGAAAGTCGCCGACGCCGCGGGCAAAGTCACGCGGACGCTCGACCGCGGCGAGCTGTGGGCCGCGCAGACGCCGCAGTTCGCGACCGCGCGCGATTTGCGCCGCGCGCACGCCGAGGCGCTGCGCCACGGCGCGCAGCCCGCGACGGACGACGCCGCGCTGCTCGAGCGCGCCGGGCTGGACGTGGTGATCGTGGAAGGCTCGCCGGACAACTTCAAGGTGACGCTGCCGAACGATCTCGCGCGCGCCGAGGCCCTGCTGCGCGACCGCGGCGAGCAAGGGACGGAAGAAGAGGTTCTGCTCGTCGAGTGTTACGTCGAGCCGCGCGCCGTCGACGCGGTCCTGCTCGAGCTGGAAGCGCGCGACGCGCGCGTCGACGTGATCGACCGCGACCTGCCGAGCGCGACCGTCATCCGCGCCTACGCGACCAACGCCGCGCTGCGCGGCTTCGGCTCGCGGCTGCACGCGCTCGCCGGCGAAGACGCGGTCTACACCGCGCACCTCTCGCACACGGCGCCGCGCAGCCCGAGCCCGCTCGACCGCGAGCACTGA
- a CDS encoding 2-C-methyl-D-erythritol 2,4-cyclodiphosphate synthase — MHPPHFRVGHGFDAHRLVEGRRFVLGGVRIEHERGPLGHSDGDALTHAICDALLGACALGDLGAHFPDTDPQWKDADSLRLLAACHELAVRHGWTIANVDATVVVQQPRLSPQVPLMRDALADVLGLDVARISVKAKTSEGMGYTGDGTGLAAYAVVLVETLERREPDHSAFT; from the coding sequence ATGCATCCGCCGCATTTTCGCGTGGGGCACGGGTTCGACGCGCACCGGCTCGTCGAAGGACGGAGATTCGTGCTCGGGGGGGTGCGGATCGAGCACGAGCGCGGACCGCTCGGACACAGCGACGGCGACGCGCTCACGCACGCGATCTGCGACGCGCTGCTCGGCGCGTGCGCGCTCGGCGACCTCGGCGCGCACTTTCCGGATACCGACCCGCAGTGGAAGGACGCGGACTCGCTGCGGCTGCTCGCGGCGTGCCACGAGCTCGCGGTGCGCCACGGCTGGACGATCGCGAACGTCGACGCGACCGTCGTGGTTCAGCAGCCTAGGCTCTCACCGCAGGTCCCGCTGATGCGGGACGCGCTCGCCGACGTACTGGGTCTGGACGTCGCGCGCATCAGCGTGAAGGCGAAGACGAGCGAGGGGATGGGATACACGGGTGACGGGACGGGGCTCGCGGCGTACGCGGTCGTCCTCGTCGAGACCCTCGAACGGCGCGAACCAGATCACAGCGCTTTCACCTGA
- a CDS encoding AAA family ATPase yields the protein MISSGVFCRELVGRRSELAHLIGRARRGASRRSALVVVRGEAGVGKTRLLAEFLAAASRDGLRTVVTTVREYANAPYAAIVEALDALGADAGLEREMRAGSEGGNDEKSRRFASVATTFADLARSCPNGLLVALEDLHWADSGTVELLRFLTRRLATEPITFVATYRLEDAQTEAERVRVLSALERDAEETLTLEPLGDNDVDRLLHAALNDVDRVLPPAALAQIRELSEGRPLFAEELLRGALERRDRHGSSVAVPASIRVTVRERFASLPQRDRDVLLHAAVVGKRFSARFVAHLTGVPPVEVYAALRRARDLQLIVEEAHDERGDSFAFRHALTREAVYGEMLRAEALELHARVAQALAHEEPLDVTAIAEHAWRARDTEHAIGWNERAGDHAVSLFAYADAARHYVRACDFAREPFQRALLAEKAAEALYATGDVAEAVRWLSDAIASVGDDLDANRLSLRKAYLLFDQGRFEESVREALGVVERLQDEDSAMRFDAETMTAGLLTARGRAEEALIHLQRADRLAARGEAPSAARFAGNYAFCLGILGRAAEARERFGQAQREARERSDFDVLVRALNNHANVELAYGPLAVARALYAEGLAVAQAMKNLRFVAWLSQNAALGALLAGDAAATAENLARADAIRHDVGTILRWSLGIALRWSTLSGNDDAALREQALTAAGAAIHEADTSAAALLAGAVALDLLNAGRTAEASALVGDALRIIPHAEPPYWLHEAAAGCGRAEERAAAREALAVVAAREGAWPARGFLALADAREALRKRRRDDAVALASEAVDAFRTAGWTTEEGFALELAGRTAEAVALFRKIGAAGKVRRLTETAAAAPRRRGEATLTAREREIAGLVAAGHPTRAIADTLVISERTVETHIASAYRKLGVASRRELSALLDEAASPSP from the coding sequence GTGATCTCTTCCGGGGTGTTTTGCCGCGAGCTGGTCGGCCGCCGGAGCGAGCTTGCGCACCTGATCGGTCGCGCGCGCCGCGGCGCGTCGCGCCGTTCCGCGCTCGTCGTCGTGCGCGGTGAAGCGGGCGTCGGCAAGACGCGGCTACTGGCGGAGTTCCTCGCCGCCGCGTCGCGCGACGGCCTGCGCACCGTCGTCACCACCGTGCGCGAATATGCGAACGCGCCGTACGCCGCGATCGTCGAAGCGCTCGACGCGCTGGGCGCGGACGCCGGCCTCGAGCGCGAAATGCGCGCGGGCAGCGAGGGCGGGAACGACGAGAAGTCGCGCCGTTTCGCCTCGGTCGCGACGACGTTCGCCGACCTGGCGCGCAGTTGTCCGAACGGCTTGCTCGTCGCGCTGGAGGACCTGCACTGGGCCGACAGCGGAACCGTCGAGCTGCTGCGATTTCTGACGCGGCGTCTGGCGACCGAGCCGATCACCTTCGTTGCGACGTACCGGCTGGAGGACGCGCAGACCGAAGCCGAACGCGTGCGCGTGCTGAGCGCGCTCGAGCGCGACGCGGAGGAGACGCTAACGCTGGAGCCGCTCGGCGACAACGACGTGGACCGATTGCTCCACGCGGCGCTGAACGACGTCGATCGCGTGCTCCCGCCCGCAGCCCTCGCGCAGATCCGCGAGCTCTCCGAGGGACGGCCGCTCTTTGCCGAAGAGCTGCTGCGCGGCGCGCTCGAGCGGCGCGACCGCCACGGCTCGAGCGTGGCGGTTCCGGCCAGCATTCGCGTCACCGTCCGCGAGCGTTTCGCCTCCCTGCCGCAACGCGACCGCGACGTGCTGCTGCATGCGGCGGTCGTCGGCAAGCGCTTCTCCGCGCGCTTCGTCGCCCACCTCACCGGCGTACCGCCCGTCGAGGTCTACGCGGCGCTGCGCCGCGCCCGTGATTTGCAGTTGATCGTCGAAGAGGCGCACGACGAGCGCGGCGACTCGTTCGCGTTTCGGCACGCGCTCACGCGCGAAGCGGTCTACGGCGAGATGCTGCGCGCCGAGGCGCTCGAGCTCCATGCGCGCGTGGCCCAAGCGCTCGCGCACGAAGAGCCGCTCGACGTCACCGCTATCGCCGAGCACGCCTGGCGCGCGCGCGACACCGAGCACGCCATCGGTTGGAACGAGCGTGCCGGCGACCACGCGGTCTCGCTCTTCGCGTACGCCGACGCGGCGCGCCACTACGTGCGCGCCTGCGACTTCGCGCGGGAACCGTTCCAGCGCGCGCTGCTGGCGGAGAAAGCCGCCGAGGCGCTCTATGCGACCGGGGACGTGGCCGAAGCGGTGCGCTGGCTTTCCGACGCGATCGCATCGGTGGGTGACGATCTCGACGCCAACCGCCTTTCGCTGCGCAAGGCGTACCTGCTCTTCGACCAAGGCCGTTTCGAGGAAAGCGTGCGCGAGGCGCTCGGGGTCGTGGAGCGCCTGCAGGACGAGGATTCGGCGATGCGCTTCGACGCCGAAACGATGACCGCCGGGCTTCTGACGGCGCGCGGCCGCGCCGAAGAGGCGCTGATTCACCTGCAGCGCGCCGACCGGCTCGCGGCGCGCGGCGAAGCTCCGTCGGCGGCGCGCTTTGCCGGGAACTATGCGTTCTGCCTCGGCATTCTGGGCCGCGCCGCCGAAGCGCGCGAGCGCTTCGGGCAGGCGCAGCGCGAAGCACGCGAGCGCTCGGACTTCGACGTGCTGGTGCGCGCGCTCAACAACCACGCCAACGTCGAGTTGGCGTACGGCCCGCTCGCGGTCGCGCGCGCGCTCTACGCCGAAGGGCTTGCGGTGGCGCAGGCGATGAAGAACCTGCGCTTCGTCGCCTGGCTCTCGCAGAACGCCGCGCTGGGCGCGCTGCTGGCGGGCGACGCGGCCGCTACCGCGGAGAACCTCGCGCGCGCCGATGCGATCCGACACGACGTCGGAACGATCTTGCGCTGGTCGCTCGGCATCGCGCTGCGCTGGTCGACGCTGAGCGGGAACGACGACGCCGCGCTGCGAGAGCAGGCGCTGACGGCGGCGGGGGCGGCGATTCACGAAGCGGACACGTCGGCGGCGGCGCTGCTGGCGGGCGCGGTCGCGCTCGACTTGCTGAACGCCGGCCGCACCGCCGAGGCGTCGGCCTTGGTCGGCGACGCGTTGCGGATCATCCCGCACGCCGAGCCGCCGTACTGGCTGCACGAGGCCGCCGCCGGCTGCGGCCGGGCGGAGGAGCGCGCCGCGGCGCGCGAGGCGCTCGCGGTCGTGGCGGCGCGCGAGGGCGCGTGGCCGGCGCGCGGGTTTCTGGCGCTCGCCGACGCGCGCGAAGCCTTGCGCAAGCGCCGCCGGGACGACGCCGTCGCGCTGGCGTCCGAGGCGGTCGACGCCTTTCGAACGGCCGGGTGGACGACCGAAGAGGGCTTCGCGCTCGAGCTGGCCGGCCGCACGGCGGAGGCCGTCGCGCTCTTCCGCAAGATCGGGGCCGCGGGCAAGGTTCGGCGGCTCACGGAGACGGCCGCCGCGGCGCCCCGCCGCCGCGGCGAGGCGACGCTGACGGCGCGCGAGCGCGAGATCGCCGGGCTGGTCGCCGCCGGGCACCCGACCCGCGCGATCGCGGACACGCTCGTGATCTCCGAGCGGACCGTCGAGACGCACATCGCCTCGGCCTATCGCAAGCTCGGCGTCGCGAGCCGGCGGGAGCTGTCGGCGCTGCTCGACGAGGCGGCCTCCCCGAGTCCGTAA
- the cysE gene encoding serine O-acetyltransferase yields the protein MFEDFLADWRAPVERDPAARGYLDVLLSYPSLRALTAHRLNHALYTAKVPLLPRFLSALARFWTGIEIDPGATLGKGIFIDHGMGVVIGETAEVGDGCTIYQGVTLGGTSLQRTKRHPTLGKNVTVGSGAAILGAIYVGDGARIGANSVVVKDVPAGATVVGIPGRVVLQDGKPVSAAPDPRPRVDMPDPNAAIIAQLSERIAALEARLAEVERKNASPAV from the coding sequence GTGTTCGAGGACTTTCTGGCCGACTGGCGCGCGCCGGTCGAACGCGACCCGGCCGCGCGCGGGTACCTCGACGTGCTCCTCTCCTATCCGAGCTTGCGCGCGCTCACCGCGCACCGGTTGAACCACGCGCTCTACACGGCGAAGGTCCCGCTGCTGCCGCGCTTCCTCTCGGCGCTCGCGCGCTTCTGGACCGGAATCGAGATCGATCCGGGCGCGACGCTCGGCAAGGGAATCTTCATCGATCACGGGATGGGCGTGGTGATCGGCGAAACCGCCGAGGTCGGCGACGGCTGCACGATCTACCAGGGCGTCACGCTCGGCGGCACCTCGCTGCAGCGCACGAAGCGCCATCCGACGCTCGGCAAGAACGTGACGGTCGGGTCGGGCGCGGCGATCCTCGGCGCGATCTACGTCGGCGACGGCGCGCGGATCGGCGCGAACTCCGTCGTCGTCAAGGACGTTCCTGCCGGCGCGACGGTGGTCGGGATCCCCGGCCGCGTGGTGCTGCAGGACGGCAAGCCGGTCTCCGCCGCGCCCGACCCGAGGCCGCGCGTCGACATGCCCGATCCGAACGCCGCGATCATCGCGCAACTTTCCGAGCGCATCGCAGCGCTGGAGGCGCGGCTTGCCGAAGTCGAACGGAAGAATGCCTCTCCGGCTGTATAA
- a CDS encoding cysteine--tRNA ligase has protein sequence MPLRLYNTRTRSVEPLRPLEPDHVRVYVCGLTPSAEGHLGHARSFLFFDVLRRYLEHPRNGYRVTYVKNVTDVDDRAIATAQREGTTFDQVVKRYYDAFRESMRVLNVREPDEEPYATHFVPQIVQMIAELIERGYAYVSEDGVYYEVAKFPRYGALSGKNVEELLVGARIAENEHKRDPLDFALWKFAKPGEPRWDSPWGAGRPGWHIECSAMSRALLGVPFDVHGGGYDLIFPHHENEIAQSEALMQTPPMAEMWVHGGLLNFEGRKMSKSLGNFEPLTELLKRHDPLAIRLLFLQTGYRKPMNFTVESIGAVKKQLRRLQRNAAWLSEASQDEPLDVASAYEQLMAIGGAVANTVESIFAALDNDMDTARAVGFLFGLARERDRAVPAEVDLAIVRDVAEVLGIGPAFTDEALYAAQTDAADADSLPVDFVDRLRARLGDARHLNGVVSAEDAIQLVIEARTAARKNKDFALGDRLRDALAAEGIALKDSKDGTTWTVAAG, from the coding sequence ATGCCTCTCCGGCTGTATAACACGCGCACGCGGAGCGTCGAACCGCTCCGTCCCTTGGAGCCCGACCACGTTCGCGTCTACGTCTGCGGCCTGACGCCGTCGGCCGAGGGCCATCTGGGCCACGCGCGCTCGTTCCTGTTCTTCGACGTGCTGCGGCGCTACCTCGAGCACCCGCGCAACGGCTACCGCGTCACCTACGTGAAGAACGTCACCGACGTCGACGACCGCGCGATCGCGACGGCGCAGCGCGAGGGCACGACGTTCGACCAAGTGGTGAAGCGCTACTACGACGCGTTCCGCGAGTCGATGCGCGTCCTCAACGTACGCGAGCCGGACGAAGAGCCGTATGCGACGCACTTCGTTCCGCAAATCGTCCAGATGATCGCCGAGCTGATCGAGCGCGGCTACGCGTACGTCAGCGAGGACGGGGTCTACTACGAGGTGGCAAAGTTTCCGCGCTACGGCGCGCTGAGCGGGAAGAACGTCGAGGAGCTGCTGGTCGGCGCGCGGATCGCCGAGAACGAGCACAAGCGCGACCCGCTCGACTTCGCGCTGTGGAAGTTCGCCAAGCCCGGCGAGCCGCGCTGGGACTCTCCGTGGGGCGCGGGACGGCCGGGCTGGCACATCGAGTGCAGCGCGATGTCGCGCGCGCTGCTCGGCGTCCCGTTCGACGTCCACGGCGGCGGCTACGATCTGATCTTCCCGCACCACGAGAACGAGATCGCGCAAAGCGAAGCGCTGATGCAGACGCCCCCGATGGCCGAGATGTGGGTCCACGGCGGGCTGCTGAACTTCGAGGGCCGCAAGATGTCGAAGTCGCTCGGCAACTTCGAGCCGCTCACGGAGTTGCTGAAGCGCCACGACCCGCTCGCAATCCGGCTCCTGTTCCTGCAGACGGGCTACCGCAAGCCGATGAACTTCACCGTAGAATCGATCGGCGCGGTCAAGAAGCAGCTGCGCCGGCTGCAGCGCAACGCCGCGTGGTTGTCGGAGGCGAGCCAGGACGAGCCGCTCGACGTCGCGAGCGCGTACGAGCAGCTGATGGCGATCGGCGGGGCCGTCGCGAACACGGTGGAGTCGATCTTCGCGGCGCTCGACAACGACATGGACACCGCGCGCGCCGTCGGTTTTTTGTTCGGCCTCGCGCGCGAGCGCGATCGCGCGGTGCCGGCGGAGGTGGACCTGGCGATCGTGCGCGACGTCGCGGAGGTCCTCGGCATCGGGCCGGCGTTCACCGACGAGGCGCTGTACGCCGCGCAGACCGACGCGGCCGATGCGGATTCATTGCCGGTTGATTTCGTCGACCGGCTGCGCGCGCGGCTCGGCGACGCGCGGCACCTCAACGGCGTCGTCTCGGCCGAAGACGCCATTCAGCTGGTGATCGAGGCGCGCACCGCGGCGCGCAAGAACAAGGACTTCGCGCTCGGCGACCGGTTGCGCGACGCGCTCGCGGCCGAAGGGATCGCGCTCAAGGACTCCAAGGACGGGACGACGTGGACCGTCGCCGCCGGCTAG
- the rlmB gene encoding 23S rRNA (guanosine(2251)-2'-O)-methyltransferase RlmB, with amino-acid sequence MDRRRRLGAQRPPAQQQRRGPRVDLDDVVYGVHAVDEMLVAGEPLRHIHVGDDRKRDPALKNLLERARAANVPVRFESRAYFATFPYKAHQSVVAFGEPFQYAALDEVIEAGKRARPALYVVLDHVTDPHNVGAIVRSAECAGATAVILPERRSAGVNPTVRKSSAGATAFVPIARVANVAQAVRTLKKAGVWVYGAALGERAQPYTHTPLDGDVALVIGAEGEGIAPLVQRECDGLISIPVLGRVQSLNASVAAGILLYEAVRQRGAGPEPA; translated from the coding sequence GTGGACCGTCGCCGCCGGCTAGGCGCGCAGCGCCCGCCGGCGCAGCAGCAGCGCCGCGGTCCGCGAGTCGACCTGGACGACGTGGTCTACGGCGTGCACGCCGTCGACGAGATGCTGGTCGCCGGCGAGCCGCTGCGGCACATCCACGTCGGCGACGACCGCAAGCGCGATCCGGCGCTGAAGAACCTGCTCGAGCGCGCGCGGGCGGCGAACGTGCCGGTGCGGTTCGAGAGCCGCGCATACTTCGCGACGTTTCCCTACAAGGCGCACCAGAGCGTGGTCGCGTTCGGCGAGCCGTTCCAGTACGCCGCGCTCGACGAGGTGATCGAAGCGGGAAAGCGCGCGCGTCCCGCGCTGTACGTGGTGCTCGACCACGTCACCGACCCGCACAACGTCGGCGCGATCGTGCGCTCCGCCGAGTGCGCCGGCGCGACGGCGGTGATCCTGCCCGAGCGGCGCAGCGCCGGCGTGAACCCGACCGTGCGCAAGTCCTCGGCCGGCGCAACCGCGTTCGTCCCGATCGCCCGCGTCGCGAACGTCGCGCAGGCGGTGCGGACGCTGAAGAAAGCCGGCGTGTGGGTGTACGGCGCGGCGCTCGGCGAGCGCGCGCAGCCGTACACCCACACGCCGCTCGACGGCGACGTCGCTCTGGTGATCGGCGCCGAGGGCGAAGGGATCGCGCCGCTCGTGCAGCGCGAGTGCGACGGTCTGATCTCGATCCCGGTGCTAGGCCGCGTGCAGTCGCTCAACGCCTCCGTCGCCGCCGGGATTCTCCTCTACGAGGCGGTGCGGCAACGCGGCGCCGGTCCCGAGCCCGCGTGA
- a CDS encoding polyhydroxybutyrate depolymerase, with protein MSTTRFAAVVTAAAVALALTVAAKTAAETPAGAAQVRTLSSGGIARTYRVFRPRSAGAHPALVMMLHGGFGTGQAAENADGWDALAAREGFAVVYPDGLGHAWNAGTCCGLPHARNVDDVAFLTAVVRDAEARDGVDPQRVYVTGLSNGAIMAYRMACEAPIPIAAIGPVAGSLLVPCTAPRGPVSVIAVHGTADQNVPINGGYGTKGVTHTDHLSVAASLARWKAVDRCADPVVTKRGTVHVEDAQCAGGTEIELITIEGAGHQWPGSKPPPAWTARMLDLDPPSTALDATAVLWEFFSRHPGPTDPVIRP; from the coding sequence ATGAGCACGACGCGATTTGCAGCGGTCGTTACGGCGGCCGCCGTGGCATTGGCGCTGACGGTCGCGGCGAAGACGGCCGCCGAGACGCCGGCCGGCGCCGCGCAGGTTCGAACCCTGAGCTCGGGTGGGATCGCGCGGACCTATCGGGTGTTTCGGCCGAGGTCCGCCGGCGCGCATCCGGCGCTCGTCATGATGCTGCACGGCGGGTTCGGCACCGGCCAAGCAGCGGAAAACGCCGACGGCTGGGACGCGCTCGCCGCGCGTGAGGGCTTCGCGGTCGTCTATCCCGATGGGCTGGGCCACGCGTGGAACGCCGGGACGTGCTGCGGGTTGCCGCACGCGCGGAACGTCGACGACGTCGCGTTTCTGACCGCGGTGGTGCGGGACGCCGAGGCGCGCGACGGCGTCGACCCGCAGCGCGTCTACGTGACCGGACTTTCGAACGGGGCAATCATGGCGTACCGGATGGCGTGCGAGGCGCCGATTCCGATCGCAGCGATCGGCCCGGTCGCGGGGAGCCTGCTGGTTCCGTGTACCGCGCCGCGCGGCCCAGTGTCGGTGATCGCGGTTCACGGGACGGCGGATCAAAACGTGCCGATCAACGGCGGCTACGGGACCAAGGGCGTGACGCATACCGATCACCTCTCGGTGGCCGCCTCGTTGGCGCGCTGGAAGGCGGTCGACCGTTGCGCCGACCCGGTCGTGACCAAGCGCGGCACGGTGCATGTCGAGGACGCGCAGTGCGCCGGCGGCACTGAGATCGAGCTGATCACGATCGAGGGCGCCGGCCACCAATGGCCCGGTTCCAAGCCGCCGCCTGCCTGGACGGCGCGCATGCTCGATCTCGACCCGCCGAGCACGGCGCTCGACGCGACGGCGGTGCTGTGGGAGTTCTTCAGCCGCCACCCAGGGCCAACCGACCCCGTCATCCGTCCTTGA
- the sigH gene encoding RNA polymerase sporulation sigma factor SigH — protein sequence MAIAQPAVEPLDYHERPDEDLVSAAKSGDNLAMEFLLNKYKNFVRIKAKSYFLIGADREDIIQEGMIGLYKAVRDFKADKLSSFRAFAELCITRQIITAIKTATRQKHIPLNQYISLNKPIYDEDSERTLLDVMPSQKTSDPEELVINQEVSEDIKARIQENLSDLESQVLLSYLEGKSYQEMARDLNRHVKSIDNALQRVKRKIEKNLAEIELP from the coding sequence ATGGCGATCGCGCAGCCCGCCGTCGAGCCCCTCGACTACCACGAGCGGCCCGACGAAGACCTCGTCTCCGCGGCGAAATCGGGCGACAACCTGGCGATGGAGTTCTTGCTGAACAAGTACAAGAACTTCGTCCGCATCAAGGCCAAGAGCTATTTCCTCATCGGCGCCGACCGAGAGGACATCATTCAGGAAGGCATGATCGGCCTGTACAAGGCCGTCCGCGACTTCAAGGCCGACAAGCTTTCGAGCTTCCGGGCCTTCGCGGAGCTGTGCATCACCCGTCAGATCATCACCGCGATCAAGACGGCGACGCGGCAGAAGCACATCCCGCTCAACCAGTACATCTCGCTCAACAAGCCGATCTACGACGAGGACAGCGAACGGACGCTCCTCGACGTGATGCCTTCGCAGAAGACCTCCGATCCCGAAGAGCTCGTGATCAACCAGGAAGTCTCCGAAGACATCAAGGCGCGCATTCAGGAGAACCTTTCGGACCTGGAGTCCCAGGTGCTGCTCTCGTATCTCGAAGGCAAGTCGTACCAAGAGATGGCGCGCGATCTGAACCGGCACGTCAAGTCGATCGACAACGCGCTCCAGCGCGTCAAGCGCAAGATCGAGAAGAACCTGGCCGAGATCGAGCTGCCTTGA
- a CDS encoding DUF2029 domain-containing protein has protein sequence MISLRSFAFVVALAALMLGAIVVHDRVFPKPLLHPRNDFTTFYCAGTVVRGGGDPYRVEPLRACEQRLGEFGAAGDAAWEVVPAPFPGYVLALYALMSLPPPAVAHVAWLGLLLCGVGVTALVAVRLTRFPALPVIVLVALALGWNDINLAEPTPIVAALLACAALAASRGAWRTAGVCTALAMIMPQYALPAWLALLSFAPRTRVPVLIVAAALGVVSFAVLGWEKNLEYFTQTLPAQTAAEVFFPYQYSLTHALALAGVGAPAAILLGQLCYVGLVAIGIVAGVRLWRASGEAAALVLVPPAVASVLGAYSHQVQILMGITAALLIASIRAVPAGLAVAPLLALAVVWTGEGTGKGWVVTTLIGAAAAIWIATTRIAPPRRAVFAAASTAVLLLALTASHLLPAMARASDVASLSPPAIADDAQASRVFGYLFDTLRLADPRRELEKVPLIAGMLILAAASFVARRDGEARAS, from the coding sequence GTGATCTCGCTGCGCTCGTTCGCGTTCGTCGTAGCGCTCGCCGCGCTGATGCTCGGCGCGATCGTCGTGCACGACCGCGTCTTCCCGAAGCCGTTGCTCCACCCGCGGAACGACTTCACCACCTTCTACTGTGCGGGGACCGTCGTGCGCGGCGGAGGCGATCCGTACCGCGTCGAGCCGCTGCGCGCGTGCGAACAGCGGCTCGGCGAGTTCGGCGCCGCCGGCGACGCGGCGTGGGAGGTCGTGCCGGCGCCGTTTCCGGGCTACGTGCTCGCGCTGTACGCGCTGATGTCGCTTCCGCCGCCCGCCGTAGCGCACGTCGCGTGGCTGGGGCTGTTGCTGTGCGGCGTCGGGGTGACGGCGCTCGTCGCGGTGCGACTGACACGGTTCCCGGCGCTGCCGGTGATCGTGCTGGTCGCGCTGGCGCTCGGCTGGAATGACATTAATCTCGCCGAACCGACGCCCATTGTTGCGGCGCTGCTGGCCTGTGCGGCGCTCGCGGCGTCGCGCGGCGCGTGGCGCACCGCCGGAGTCTGCACCGCGCTGGCGATGATCATGCCGCAGTACGCGCTCCCGGCCTGGTTGGCGCTGCTGAGCTTCGCGCCGCGCACGCGCGTCCCGGTCCTGATCGTCGCGGCTGCGCTCGGCGTAGTGTCGTTTGCAGTGCTGGGCTGGGAGAAGAATCTCGAGTACTTCACGCAAACGCTGCCGGCGCAAACGGCGGCCGAGGTATTCTTTCCGTACCAGTACAGCCTCACGCACGCGCTCGCGCTGGCCGGCGTCGGTGCGCCGGCTGCGATCCTACTGGGTCAGCTGTGCTACGTCGGGCTGGTTGCGATCGGGATCGTGGCCGGCGTGCGGTTGTGGCGCGCGAGCGGTGAGGCGGCCGCGCTGGTGCTCGTCCCGCCCGCGGTCGCGTCGGTGCTCGGCGCGTACTCGCACCAAGTGCAGATCCTCATGGGGATCACCGCCGCACTGCTGATCGCGTCGATTCGTGCCGTGCCGGCCGGCCTCGCCGTTGCGCCGCTGCTCGCGCTCGCCGTGGTGTGGACCGGCGAGGGCACCGGCAAAGGCTGGGTCGTCACCACGCTCATCGGCGCCGCGGCCGCGATCTGGATTGCGACGACGCGCATCGCGCCGCCGCGCCGCGCCGTCTTTGCCGCCGCATCGACAGCGGTACTGCTGCTCGCGCTGACAGCCTCGCATTTGCTTCCGGCGATGGCGCGTGCATCTGACGTCGCTTCACTGTCGCCGCCCGCAATTGCGGATGACGCGCAGGCGAGCCGGGTTTTCGGTTATCTCTTCGACACGCTGCGGCTCGCCGACCCGCGGCGCGAGCTGGAGAAGGTGCCGCTGATCGCCGGAATGCTGATCCTCGCTGCAGCAAGCTTCGTTGCAAGACGCGACGGCGAGGCTCGCGCGAGCTGA